From the Caballeronia sp. NK8 genome, one window contains:
- a CDS encoding amidase family protein — MNDTLSSSTRTSAPEVQTFASLGLAAAADAIRAGEITSEAYTTALLQQARSHADLSAFITIDEDSVLEAANNADKARSAGAEGPLLGVPIGVKDSYLTKGLRTSIGLDQLARFIPTEDADAVRAIKDAGALILGKNNLVEMSYGLTGHNERYGQVKNPRAHNHVSGGSSSGSAASVAAGIVPASLGGDTVGSIRVPASLCGVVGFKPSTGRWPRHGVAPISHTLDTTGVFARNVEDCILMDQVVTGDKVVEPVERDPNLRGVRLAFAPGQFLGLVDPEVEDRFREVVRRLRDAGAEIFEIDLGDDFNALIQTTTWGIFAHETQGAISEFLRLHNVPITFEAIYESLKPQLREAWAHIVLPGGAGATSLEAYQTALHVSRPEIHRRLSQLFATQGALAILQPTTPCTAPSIDEQGALRIAGQEVSNLALANHTLSASSVGLPGISLPAGVSRAGLPIGLELDAPLARDQALLTLARRIETVLGVQPPSL; from the coding sequence ATGAACGACACGCTCAGCAGCTCTACCCGAACATCTGCGCCAGAAGTGCAGACGTTCGCTTCGTTGGGGCTCGCCGCGGCCGCTGATGCGATCCGCGCCGGTGAGATTACATCAGAGGCGTACACGACGGCACTGCTGCAGCAGGCCCGGTCGCACGCTGACCTCAGCGCTTTCATCACCATCGACGAAGACAGCGTGCTTGAGGCAGCGAATAACGCAGACAAGGCGCGGTCTGCGGGGGCAGAGGGCCCCCTGCTGGGTGTGCCAATCGGGGTGAAGGACAGCTACTTGACGAAAGGGCTGCGCACGAGCATCGGCCTAGATCAACTGGCGCGCTTCATTCCGACGGAAGATGCCGATGCGGTCCGGGCGATAAAGGATGCAGGCGCCTTAATTCTTGGAAAGAACAATCTCGTTGAGATGTCCTATGGGCTGACCGGACATAACGAACGCTATGGTCAGGTCAAAAACCCGCGCGCCCACAATCACGTCTCGGGAGGCTCCTCTAGCGGTTCTGCTGCGTCCGTGGCCGCCGGGATAGTACCCGCCTCGTTGGGCGGCGATACAGTCGGCTCGATCCGTGTGCCCGCGTCTCTCTGCGGCGTCGTTGGATTCAAGCCGAGCACGGGACGCTGGCCACGTCACGGCGTCGCTCCGATCTCCCACACTCTCGACACGACCGGAGTGTTCGCGCGCAACGTTGAAGACTGCATACTGATGGATCAGGTCGTCACCGGCGACAAGGTCGTGGAACCCGTCGAGCGAGACCCCAATCTGAGAGGAGTCCGACTGGCTTTTGCGCCGGGGCAGTTTCTGGGTTTGGTGGACCCGGAAGTCGAGGATCGTTTTCGTGAAGTAGTTCGGCGGTTGCGCGACGCGGGCGCGGAGATCTTTGAGATCGACCTCGGGGATGATTTCAATGCCCTCATCCAGACAACCACGTGGGGAATTTTCGCCCACGAGACCCAAGGCGCGATCTCTGAATTCCTCCGCCTGCACAATGTTCCGATCACATTCGAGGCGATTTATGAAAGCCTAAAGCCGCAGCTTCGTGAAGCGTGGGCGCACATCGTACTGCCGGGGGGCGCAGGTGCTACTTCACTGGAAGCCTATCAGACTGCGCTCCACGTGAGCCGTCCGGAAATCCACCGCCGTTTGAGCCAACTGTTCGCCACGCAAGGAGCACTTGCCATTCTGCAGCCGACGACGCCCTGCACGGCGCCTTCGATCGATGAGCAGGGCGCATTGCGCATCGCGGGCCAGGAAGTAAGCAATCTCGCCTTGGCCAACCACACTTTGTCAGCGAGCAGCGTGGGTCTGCCGGGTATCAGCCTCCCTGCGGGCGTGTCCCGCGCCGGCCTCCCGATCGGTCTTGAACTGGACGCCCCACTGGCACGCGACCAGGCGCTTCTGACGCTTGCCCGCCGGATTGAGACGGTCTTAGGCGTCCAGCCGCCGTCGCTCTGA